From the Agelaius phoeniceus isolate bAgePho1 chromosome 28, bAgePho1.hap1, whole genome shotgun sequence genome, one window contains:
- the LOC143696060 gene encoding uncharacterized protein LOC143696060 produces MGRAKRGQCVPRDGLGGSRCPCLWHGGKSHAVLVLPRPEQELSMESREDKCPRQNLVAEAVLSGSTAQEANGEEKARRCRTRRGCKRRWRGCEGERGSLGQEGGRRWSQSSELVLHEQLHDGEKPHTCMECGKSFRRNSELIRHQRIHTGERPYECGECGKSFRRNSELISHQRSHTGERPYECSECAKRFQTSSSLFRHYQSHTEEWPFQCPDCGKGFKRNSDLVTHRRIHTGERPYECSKCGKRFQTSSNLLLHYRIHTEERPFQCPNCGKGFKRNSHLVTHRRIHTGERPYECDKCRKRFQTSFRLLRHYQSHTEERPFQCPDCGKGFKNNSTLVTHRRIHTGERPYECDKCRKSFQTSFRLLRHYQIHTDERPFQCPDCGKGFKLNSTLITHRRIHTGERPYECPQCGKSFSCSSNLTRHQRRHR; encoded by the coding sequence atggggagagccaagagggggcagtgcgtccccagagacggcctggggggatctcgatgcccttgcctgtggcacggaggcaaatcccatgctgtccttgtccttcctcgcccagagcaggagctgagcatggagagcagggaggacaaatgcccgcggcagaacctggtggcagaggccgttttgagcggctccacggcgcaggaagccaacggggaggaaaaggcccggagatgccgcacgaggaggggctgcaaacgcagatggcggggatgtgagggggaaagaggcagcctgggccaggaaggcggccggagatggagccagagctcggagctggtgctccatgaacagctccatgatggggagaagccccacacgtgcatggagtgtgggaagagcttcaggaggaACTCCGagctgatcaggcaccagaggatccacactggggaacggccctacgagtgtggggagtgtgggaagagcttcaggaggaACTCCGagctgatcagccaccagaggaGCCACACTGGAGAGAGACCCTATGAGTGCTCCGAGTGTgcgaagaggtttcagaccagctccagtctcttccggcactatcagagtcacacagaggagtggcccttccaatgccccgactgcgggaagggattcaagcgcAACTCTGACCTTGTCACCCatcggcgcatccacacaggggagaggccctatgagtgctccaagtgtgggaagaggtttcagaccagctccaatctcctcctgcactatcggattcacacagaggagaggcccttccaatgccccaactgcgggaagggattcaagcgcaactcccacctcgTCACCCatcggcgcatccacacaggggagaggccctatgagtgtgataaatgcaggaagaggtttcagaccagcttcAGGCTCCTCCggcactatcagagtcacacagaggagaggcccttccaatgccccgactgtgggaagggattcaagaacaactccaccctcgtcacccatcggcgcatccacacaggggagaggccctacgagtgtgataaatgcaggaagagttTTCAGACCAGCTTCAGGCTCCTCCGGCACTATCAGATTCACAcagatgagaggcccttccaatgccccgactgtgggaagggattcaagctcaactccaccctcatcacccaccggcgcatccacacaggggagaggccctacgagtgtccccagtgtgggaagagcttctcctgcagctctaacttgacccgacaccaacggaggcaccggtaa